CTCTTACTTGTTGCTATCAAAACCTGCAAAGGGTGTTGAGAAATCATTTTCTCTTCTCTCCCTTTTGAACAGTATTCTTCCAGTTTACAAGTGAGGAAGTTAACATAAATCTATCATAGAAATTCATTCAATGTTCTATTCTATTCAACTGTTTTTGCTAATGAGAGCACATCTCTTCACAGGGAGGTTATTGAAGAGCTAAAAGCAGCTGGTGCATCATGGATTCAGTTCGACGAACCCATCTTGGTTAAGGATCTTGACTCTCACAGTTTGGAAGCATTTACTGCTGCATACTCTGAACTGGAGTCAACTCTCTCAGGCCTTGATGTCCTTGTGGAGACATACTTTGCAGATGTTCCTGCTGAGGCATTCAAAATCCTAACCAGCTTAAAGGGTGTGACTGGCTTTGGTTTTGATCTTGTTCGTGGACACCAGACTCTTGATTTGATCAAGAAGGATTTCCCCAAGGGAAAATATCTCTTTGCTGGTGTTGTTGATGGAAGAAACATCTGGGCCAACGATCTTGCTGCATCTATCAGCGCCTTGGAGTCTCTTGAGGGTGTTGTAGGAAAAGATAAACTTGTGGTCTCCACTTCCTGCTCACTTCTCCACACTGCTGTGGATCTAGTCAATGAAACTAagcttgatgatgaaataaaatCATGGATGGCATTTGCTGCTCAAAAGATTGTGGAAGTTAATGCTTTGGCTAAGGCAATAGCTGGCCAGAAAGATGAGGTATATTTATCTTGTCAATTGTTAATTTCTTGTATACTATTTTGCTGAATTTGTTgggttaattttcttaatttaattttttcagaaATTTTTGTCTGCCAATGCTGAAGCTCTAGCTTCCAGGAAGGCCTCCCCAAGAGTTAACAATGAGGCAGTTCAAAAAGCTGTAAGTTTCCATCTCCCTTTTTTGTTTTATGTAGTGTAAAACTTTTCTAAATTCGAAATCTTAAATTGCTATACTGCTTTTTATTCTCAGGCTGCTGATCTGAAGGGTTCTGAGCACAGGCGTGCAACCAATGTGAGTTCCAGATTGGATGCTCAGCAAAAGAAGCTTAATCTACCAGTCCTCCCAACTACAACCATTGGATCATTTCCCCAAACCGTGGAACTCAGAAGAGTCCGCAGAGAATACAAGGCAAACAAGTGAGTTTTCTTTAGGCAATGTTGGTTGATAACACGGTTATCACTACAGTCTacatctaaataattaagtactTTTTTGAAGTAAGTTCATTTGATAATATCATCTAAAGCTAAAAATTCTAGCTTAATTAGGCAATCTATGAATATCTTAACTCGGGGTAATATAGTAAGATCATACAAAAATAGTCACTTAAAGTTAGGCATTCGACATTCAAAATGCACCAAGTTAGTATGATAATTTCATTTTGTTAGGAATCATCCTTAATGACAGACAAATCATGTTGTTTATTCTTCAGGATCTCTGAGGAAGAATATGTTAAATCTATCAAGGAGGAAATCAGCAAGGTGGTCAAGCTTCAAGAGGAGCTTGATATTGATGTCTTGGTTCACGGAGAGCCCGAGGTGGGTGGTTTTGACTtttgataaacatatataaaaggGTTAGAAAATGAATTTTGAATCAATTATTAAACACGGAGACCATTTCCTTTTTTGCAGAGGAATGACATGGTTGAGTACTTTGGAGAACAGCTTTCTGGTTTTGCATTCACAGTCAATGGATGGGTGCAATCATATGGATCGCGATGTGTTAAGCCGCCAGTTATCTATGGTGATGTCAGTCGCCCAAAGCCAATGACGGTTTTCTGGTCCACAGCTGCTCAGAGCATGACTTCTCGCCCCATGA
This is a stretch of genomic DNA from Impatiens glandulifera chromosome 4, dImpGla2.1, whole genome shotgun sequence. It encodes these proteins:
- the LOC124936998 gene encoding 5-methyltetrahydropteroyltriglutamate--homocysteine methyltransferase, which translates into the protein MASHIVGYPRMGPKRELKFALESFWDGKSSADDLKKVATDLRSSIWKQMSDAGIKYIPSNTFSYYDQVLDTTAMLGAVPPRYNWTGGEIEFDVFFSMARGNSSVPAMEMTKWFDTNYHFIVPELGPDVKFSYASHKAVNEYKEAKALGIDTVPVLVGPVSYLLLSKPAKGVEKSFSLLSLLNSILPVYKEVIEELKAAGASWIQFDEPILVKDLDSHSLEAFTAAYSELESTLSGLDVLVETYFADVPAEAFKILTSLKGVTGFGFDLVRGHQTLDLIKKDFPKGKYLFAGVVDGRNIWANDLAASISALESLEGVVGKDKLVVSTSCSLLHTAVDLVNETKLDDEIKSWMAFAAQKIVEVNALAKAIAGQKDEKFLSANAEALASRKASPRVNNEAVQKAAADLKGSEHRRATNVSSRLDAQQKKLNLPVLPTTTIGSFPQTVELRRVRREYKANKISEEEYVKSIKEEISKVVKLQEELDIDVLVHGEPERNDMVEYFGEQLSGFAFTVNGWVQSYGSRCVKPPVIYGDVSRPKPMTVFWSTAAQSMTSRPMKGMLTGPVTILNWSFVRNDQPRFETCYQIALAIKEEVEDLEKAGITVIQIDEAALREGLPLRKSEEAFYLDWAVHSFRITNVGVQDTTQIHTHMCYSNFNDIIHSIIDMDADVITIENSRSDEKLLSVFREGVKYGAGIGPGVYDIHSPRIPSSDEIADRINKMLQVLETNILWVNPDCGLKTRKYPEVKPALENMVAAAKAIRTQLSSAK